From a single Candidatus Krumholzibacteriia bacterium genomic region:
- a CDS encoding outer membrane beta-barrel protein: MNTRVIVPTLLLILLPAAAAAQTAPVEHAFTEPTERPGSARPGPYVTLGLGGFGFDLDDEVADRFADLDIDLGETANGGSLAVGWSWSNEFALELRAGGGEVETANPDVESIFGQLALAARAPLAPRARVAPYLEAALGFSVLGFTGDGIEDRALSGGHTGLGGGVEIHLHRRWAVDFGYQFSLIDFEQETLSTTSGDREIELDGSGRAHRFEVRTVFSF; this comes from the coding sequence ATGAACACCCGAGTGATCGTTCCCACGCTGCTGCTGATCCTGCTCCCCGCCGCGGCCGCCGCGCAGACCGCCCCGGTCGAGCACGCCTTCACCGAGCCGACCGAGCGCCCCGGCAGCGCCCGGCCCGGGCCCTACGTCACCCTCGGACTCGGCGGCTTCGGGTTCGATCTCGACGACGAGGTCGCCGATCGCTTCGCCGACCTGGACATCGACCTCGGTGAGACCGCCAACGGCGGGAGCCTGGCCGTCGGCTGGTCGTGGTCGAACGAGTTCGCCCTGGAACTGCGCGCCGGCGGCGGCGAGGTCGAGACGGCCAATCCCGACGTCGAGTCGATCTTCGGACAGCTGGCCCTGGCCGCCCGCGCGCCACTGGCTCCGCGCGCCCGGGTCGCGCCCTACCTCGAGGCCGCGCTGGGCTTCTCGGTGCTCGGCTTCACCGGCGACGGAATCGAGGATCGCGCGCTCTCCGGCGGCCACACCGGCCTCGGCGGCGGCGTCGAGATCCACCTGCACCGGCGCTGGGCCGTGGACTTCGGCTACCAGTTCTCGCTGATCGACTTCGAGCAGGAGACGCTGTCGACGACCAGCGGGGATCGGGAGATCGAACTCGACGGGAGCGGTCGCGCCCACCGCTTCGAGGTCCGCACCGTGTTTTCCTTCTGA
- the cdaA gene encoding diadenylate cyclase CdaA gives MGELYEFLRSTYLLDVIDILVVAFLFYRLYIVIRGTRATEMFAGLAILFAFSLVAQSLGLLLLNQIIVSLQTVWLIAVVILFQPELRGALSYLGKTRYFRFFVKPQQPAVIDELVSAVNRLNRAGLGAILVLERQTGLKNHIDTGKEINADVSAELLETIFTPPTPLHDGAVIIRGDRIRAAGCILPLSRNENLAYTLGTRHRAALGITEESDAFVIVVSEESRQISVAEEGRLKRRLKLEQLRNELERVYGAATTEGVQEPESKKSRTPKPRAAARED, from the coding sequence GTGGGTGAACTGTACGAATTCCTGCGCAGCACCTACCTGCTCGACGTCATCGACATCCTGGTCGTCGCCTTCCTGTTCTATCGTCTCTACATCGTCATCCGCGGGACCCGGGCGACCGAGATGTTCGCCGGCCTGGCGATCCTCTTCGCGTTCTCGCTGGTGGCGCAGTCACTCGGACTGCTCCTGCTCAACCAGATCATCGTGAGTCTGCAGACGGTGTGGTTGATCGCGGTGGTGATCCTCTTCCAGCCCGAGCTGCGCGGGGCACTCAGTTACCTGGGCAAGACACGCTACTTCCGCTTCTTCGTCAAACCGCAGCAACCGGCGGTGATCGACGAGCTGGTCAGTGCGGTGAACCGGCTGAACCGCGCGGGTCTCGGAGCGATCCTGGTCCTGGAGCGTCAGACGGGCCTCAAGAACCACATCGACACGGGCAAGGAGATCAACGCGGATGTCTCGGCCGAGCTGCTCGAGACGATCTTCACGCCTCCCACGCCGCTGCACGACGGCGCGGTGATCATCCGCGGCGACCGGATCCGCGCGGCGGGTTGTATCTTGCCGTTGAGTCGCAACGAGAACCTGGCCTACACGCTGGGCACACGCCACCGCGCGGCGCTCGGGATCACCGAGGAGAGCGACGCCTTCGTGATCGTGGTCAGCGAAGAGAGCCGGCAGATCAGCGTGGCCGAAGAGGGCCGACTGAAGCGCCGCTTGAAGCTGGAGCAGTTGCGGAACGAACTCGAGCGCGTGTACGGGGCGGCCACCACCGAGGGTGTGCAGGAGCCCGAGTCGAAGAAGTCCCGCACGCCGAAGCCGCGCGCGGCAGCGCGCGAGGACTGA
- the folP gene encoding dihydropteroate synthase: MDLLRPDTWPARPLVMGIVNVTPDSFSDGGQHRRWDKAVEHALQLVRDGADVLDVGGESTRPGSDPVGDDEELDRVLPVIRVLAGETDTPISIDTRKPAVAEAALEAGAVLVNDVNGLREPGMIETIAGAGVGACIMHMQGTPRTMQQEPHYDDVVGEVLDFLRDQAHRAIAAGVDRERIWVDPGIGFGKTLEHNLALLAALDRFAELGYPVLVGASRKRFIDRIRTAPVDERLGGSLAAIADITRLPRAVLRVHDVFATRQFLEVRARIAEARGGHLAPALRSESPFDEAASGDDDPNGREDRRG; this comes from the coding sequence ATGGACCTTCTGCGCCCGGACACCTGGCCCGCCCGCCCCCTCGTCATGGGGATCGTCAACGTCACCCCCGACAGCTTCAGCGACGGCGGGCAGCACCGTCGGTGGGACAAGGCCGTCGAGCACGCCCTGCAACTGGTCCGCGACGGGGCCGACGTGCTCGACGTCGGCGGCGAGTCCACCCGGCCCGGCTCCGATCCGGTCGGCGACGACGAGGAGCTCGACCGGGTGCTGCCGGTGATCCGCGTGCTCGCGGGCGAGACCGACACCCCGATCAGCATCGACACCCGCAAGCCGGCGGTGGCCGAGGCCGCGCTCGAGGCCGGAGCCGTGCTGGTGAACGACGTGAACGGGCTGCGCGAGCCGGGCATGATCGAGACGATCGCCGGCGCCGGAGTGGGGGCCTGCATCATGCACATGCAGGGCACGCCACGGACGATGCAGCAGGAGCCGCACTACGACGACGTGGTCGGCGAGGTGCTGGACTTCCTGCGCGATCAGGCACACCGCGCGATCGCGGCCGGGGTGGACCGCGAACGGATCTGGGTCGATCCGGGGATCGGCTTCGGCAAGACCCTCGAGCACAATCTCGCGCTGCTCGCCGCCCTCGACCGGTTCGCGGAGCTGGGCTACCCTGTGCTCGTGGGGGCCAGCCGCAAACGATTCATCGATCGGATCAGGACCGCACCCGTGGACGAGCGTCTGGGCGGAAGTCTGGCCGCGATCGCCGACATCACGCGCCTGCCGCGCGCGGTCCTTCGGGTGCACGACGTGTTCGCCACGCGGCAGTTCCTCGAAGTGCGCGCCCGGATCGCCGAGGCGCGGGGCGGGCACCTGGCGCCCGCGCTGCGGTCCGAGTCCCCCTTCGACGAGGCCGCCTCCGGAGACGACGACCCCAACGGCCGCGAGGACCGCCGTGGGTGA